The nucleotide sequence ATATGATGGACAGAATTATTAGGCGGGTTGAAGAAGATCCTCTATATAGAAAGCTGCTAGAAGTCAGTCGCCCTGACCCACAAGAAACAGTTGAGGATGCTATTACTGCTGCAGCAAGAAAAGTAGCTCAAACCCTTCCCATTTCTGCAATTGTTGCCTTCACCGAAACGGGGGCAACTCCTTGCCGAGAAGCCCGAGAGCGCCCAGAATCTCATATTCTCGCCCTAACACCAAAGCTTGAAACAGCACGGAGGCTTTCTCTAGTATGGGGAATCTATCCCATTGTTATAGAACGAGAAATTGAAAGAACCAAGCAGATGGTTGAAACGGCCTGCTTCCATGCTTTGCATAAAAAATTTGCCAATAAAGGGGATCTGCTCGTCATTACGGCAGGCATCCCCCTTCGAACCCCGGGGACTTCTAACTTCCTTCGTATTGTTAAGGTGCAATAGCTTAGAAGCTCACCTTGAAAAATTTAGAAACACCTCTTAAGCTGCATGAATATTAATTAGATAGAGGACTGCATAAAACCATGTCACAAACCCTCACCATTTTTCTTTTCATTGCGATGGGTGCTGCATTTGTCGCGCTTCTGGTAGGACTTTTCACCTTCTTTAAAGGCGGAGAGTTCAACAAGAAACATGGGAATCAGTTTATGCGCTGGCGTATTCTCCTTCAAGGATTA is from Alphaproteobacteria bacterium and encodes:
- a CDS encoding twin transmembrane helix small protein, whose product is MSQTLTIFLFIAMGAAFVALLVGLFTFFKGGEFNKKHGNQFMRWRILLQGLALILFTFLLLYAQRG